Proteins from a genomic interval of Peromyscus leucopus breed LL Stock chromosome 12, UCI_PerLeu_2.1, whole genome shotgun sequence:
- the Atp5po gene encoding ATP synthase subunit O, mitochondrial, whose translation MAAPAVSGLSRQVRSFSTSVVRPFAKLVRPPVQVYGIEGRYATALYSAASKQNKLDQVEKELLRVGQLLKDPKMSLAVLNPYIKRSVKVKSLKDISTKEKFSPLTANLMSLLAENGRLSNAQGVISAFSTIMSVHRGEVPCSVTTASPLEEAVLSELKTVLNSFLRQGQVLKLEVKTDPSIMGGMIVRIGEKYVDMSTKSKILKLGKAMRDLL comes from the exons ATGGCCGCGCCAGCCGTGTCCGGGCTGTCCCGACAG GTGCGGAGCTTCAGTACGTCTGTGGTCAGGCCATTTGCCAAGCTTGTGAGG CCCCCTGTGCAGGTGTACGGCATCGAGGGACGCTATGCCACCGCCCTTTACTCTGCGGCATCGAAACAGAATAAGCTGGACCaggtggagaaggagctgctgcgTGTGGGG CAACTCCTGAAGGATCCCAAGATGTCTCTTGCTGTTCTGAATCCCTACATCAAGCGCTCCGTCAAAGTGAAAAGTCTGAAGGATATCTCAACAAAGGAAAAGTTCTCTCCCCTGACAGCTAACCTCATGA GCTTACTCGCTGAAAACGGTCGCCTGAGCAATGCCCAGGGAGTCATCTCTGCCTTCTCCACCATCATGAGTGTCCACCGTGGAGAAGTGCCCTGCTCGGTGACCACGGCGTCT CCTTTAGAAGAAGCTGTTCTCTCCGAGTTGAAAACAGTGCTGAATAGCTTCCTGAGGCAAGGCCAAGTATTGAAATTGGAGGTGAAG ACTGACCCGTCAATCATGGGTGGGATGATCGTCCGAATTGGGGAGAAATACGTCGATATGTCCACAAAGTCCAAGATTCTGAAGCTCGGCAAGGCCATGCGGGACTTGCTCTGA